The Macadamia integrifolia cultivar HAES 741 unplaced genomic scaffold, SCU_Mint_v3 scaffold1942, whole genome shotgun sequence genome window below encodes:
- the LOC122065257 gene encoding uncharacterized protein LOC122065257, producing MPLHKFIFLQACKLSAIFLLSLLFLPCLIFAFTFIFFSCFLLLPILCIFLSIIFFFSVAPRVSCRSIWNVFLRVCIWFLGAPNNDHKEPPLEYNTPVSVWFDPSEFPYFDESEDEDKVKNDGSNHEQSSWTSWCESNEEIINDSWQFPVLRTSKTIQESSFSDVMSFWKSKEMEGYRRDRLVSGRNL from the exons ATGCCTTTGCACAAGTTCATATTTTTGCAGGCTTGTAAGCTGTCTGCTATCTTTCTCCTTAGCCTCTTATTTCTTCCTTGTCTCATCTTTgctttcactttcatcttcttctcttgttttcTACTCTTACCCATTTTGTGCATTTTCTTgtccatcattttctttttttctgttgcTCCTCGGGTTTCTTGTAGATCCATATGGAATGTATTCTTGAGAGTTTGTATCTGGTTCTTAGGTGCTCCAAACAATGATCATAAGGAGCCACCCTTGGAGTATAATACACCAGTGAGTGTCTGGTTTGATCCTTCAGAGTTTCCTTATTTCGATGAATCCGAAGATGAAGATAAGGTGAAGAATGATGGAAGTAATCATGAACAATCATCTTGGACCTCATGGTGTGAAAGTAATGAAGAGATCATCAATGACTCTTGGCAATTTCCGGTCTTGAGAACTTCTAAAACCATACAAGAATCGTCG TTCTCTGATGTAATGTCCTTTTGGAAAAGCAAAGAAATGGAGGGTTATAGAAGGGATCGGTTGGTAAGCGGCAGAAATTTATAA